Proteins encoded in a region of the Campylobacter geochelonis genome:
- a CDS encoding transporter substrate-binding domain-containing protein, giving the protein MKKILFCIFLLSASMMFAENLKTIQDKKVLRVGVFAEQPPFSTKTSDGYQGFEVELAQALASGIFPDGGGKIEFIGVKASDRITFLQNNTIDLLIATLTKTPEREELIDFSIPYFTVNLAILTRKADKITQLSDLADKTIIVEKNSIAEKYFDSKGYKLVTCNSAMNCYNLLKEGKGDGFVNDNLIVLAYPVIDSSVEIGVKNIGSTDLLGIGVQKGNQELLKIVNSELIKLSKGGFFAKAFNDTLDPFYKGTAEKKYFLLDDLYRMFM; this is encoded by the coding sequence ATGAAGAAGATACTTTTTTGTATATTTTTACTGTCTGCATCTATGATGTTTGCAGAAAATTTAAAAACTATACAAGATAAAAAAGTTCTAAGAGTTGGAGTTTTTGCAGAGCAACCTCCTTTTTCTACTAAGACAAGCGATGGATATCAAGGCTTTGAAGTTGAGTTAGCACAAGCTTTAGCTAGTGGAATTTTCCCTGATGGTGGAGGTAAAATCGAATTTATCGGAGTAAAAGCTAGCGATAGAATTACATTTTTACAAAACAATACTATAGATTTATTGATTGCAACACTAACAAAAACACCAGAAAGAGAGGAACTTATAGACTTTTCTATACCTTATTTTACTGTTAATCTTGCCATTTTAACAAGAAAAGCAGATAAGATAACACAACTTTCTGATCTTGCTGACAAGACAATAATCGTAGAGAAAAACTCTATAGCTGAGAAATATTTCGACTCTAAAGGATACAAACTCGTAACTTGCAACTCTGCTATGAATTGTTATAATCTATTAAAAGAGGGTAAGGGCGATGGGTTTGTTAATGATAATTTGATTGTTTTGGCATATCCAGTAATAGACAGCTCGGTAGAAATAGGGGTGAAAAATATCGGAAGTACTGATTTGTTAGGTATCGGAGTTCAAAAAGGAAACCAAGAATTGCTTAAGATAGTTAACTCTGAACTTATCAAACTAAGCAAGGGCGGCTTTTTCGCAAAAGCATTTAACGATACGCTTGATCCATTTTACAAAGGAACAGCTGAGAAAAAATACTTCTTGCTTGATGATTTATACAGAATGTTTATGTAA
- a CDS encoding TRAP transporter substrate-binding protein, whose amino-acid sequence MRKFLATFLAFATATTLFASDNDKKVYRLKLATSYENTMPVLGDVVADFKKYADELSGGRLQIRIDTPTKHKAPFEVFDFVKAGQYDLAYTALYYFKGKDPKTMLWTAVPFGMNTPEQHAWFYYGGGKELSDKMFAQYNMKSIPMGSTGIQMGGWFRKEVNSLADLQGLKVRIPGFGGEVMSKLGASINTIPTGELYMALEMGTIDAVEWVSPVYDMSLGFGKVAKYYYTGWQEPTADTHLLVNNKSYEKLPKDLQLILEAAARMAGEDMLNKGFYENSRIWSQMKTQNPNIEVKSFPKDVVDGLRKATNEILDAEAAKDPMFKEILESQRAFQKIGREWYKISDFAYIQNTAE is encoded by the coding sequence ATGAGAAAATTTTTAGCTACATTTTTAGCTTTTGCTACGGCTACGACGCTGTTTGCAAGCGATAATGACAAAAAAGTCTATAGACTAAAACTAGCAACAAGCTATGAAAACACTATGCCAGTTCTTGGCGATGTTGTTGCGGACTTTAAAAAATACGCCGATGAGTTAAGTGGCGGTCGCCTTCAAATCCGCATAGATACGCCTACAAAACATAAAGCACCATTTGAGGTTTTTGACTTTGTAAAGGCTGGGCAGTATGATTTGGCTTATACTGCGCTTTATTATTTTAAGGGAAAAGATCCAAAAACTATGCTTTGGACGGCGGTTCCTTTTGGTATGAATACACCTGAGCAACACGCTTGGTTTTACTATGGCGGCGGAAAAGAGTTAAGCGATAAGATGTTTGCGCAGTATAACATGAAGTCAATCCCTATGGGTTCAACCGGAATCCAAATGGGCGGTTGGTTTAGAAAAGAGGTAAACTCGCTAGCTGATTTACAAGGGCTTAAAGTACGAATTCCTGGCTTTGGCGGAGAGGTTATGTCAAAACTTGGAGCAAGCATTAACACTATCCCAACAGGCGAGCTTTACATGGCGCTTGAAATGGGGACAATCGACGCGGTTGAGTGGGTAAGTCCGGTTTATGATATGTCGCTTGGCTTTGGAAAAGTGGCTAAATACTACTACACAGGCTGGCAAGAGCCAACTGCTGATACGCACCTTTTGGTTAATAACAAATCTTATGAGAAACTTCCAAAAGATTTGCAACTTATCTTAGAAGCTGCGGCTAGAATGGCTGGCGAAGATATGCTAAATAAGGGCTTTTATGAAAACTCTAGAATTTGGTCGCAGATGAAAACTCAAAACCCAAATATCGAAGTAAAAAGTTTCCCTAAAGATGTAGTTGATGGGCTTAGAAAAGCGACAAATGAAATTTTAGACGCAGAGGCGGCAAAAGATCCGATGTTTAAAGAGATTTTAGAGTCGCAAAGAGCGTTCCAAAAAATCGGTCGCGAGTGGTATAAGATAAGCGATTTTGCATATATACAAAATACTGCCGAGTAG
- a CDS encoding tetratricopeptide repeat protein: MRKILVVLAVFLNLASGDIIADAYNAYQKGDFKTAYKNFKKACDSKSGKSGCHNLALMYLNGAGVEKSEAKAASYFKKACDAKVYQSCQNLGLLYESGVGVEKSVFNAFEYYKKACDGKYKLGCVNLAYMYQNGLGVRQDFSKAVTLYKQNCEDGEPTSCINLGIMYQTGKGVKQNLDSAVELFKKACDAKNATACYNLGLIYMDGKAMAQDRDKGLSFLAKSCEYGISGSCLSLGVIYTEGQITGQNFAKAKEFFGKACDMREDKGCQSYKVLNESGY, translated from the coding sequence ATGAGAAAAATTTTAGTCGTTTTAGCTGTTTTTTTAAATTTAGCCAGTGGAGATATCATAGCCGATGCGTATAACGCTTATCAAAAAGGGGATTTTAAAACCGCATATAAAAATTTCAAAAAAGCGTGTGATAGTAAAAGCGGTAAATCTGGGTGTCACAACCTAGCCTTAATGTATCTAAACGGCGCTGGAGTAGAGAAAAGCGAGGCGAAAGCAGCTAGCTACTTTAAAAAAGCATGCGATGCTAAAGTCTATCAAAGCTGCCAAAATTTAGGGCTTTTATACGAGAGTGGTGTTGGAGTTGAAAAGAGCGTTTTTAACGCGTTTGAATACTACAAAAAAGCGTGCGATGGAAAGTACAAGCTAGGATGCGTAAATCTTGCATATATGTATCAAAACGGGCTTGGCGTTAGGCAAGACTTTTCTAAAGCCGTAACGCTATATAAACAAAACTGCGAAGATGGCGAGCCAACAAGCTGTATAAATCTAGGCATAATGTATCAAACCGGCAAAGGAGTGAAGCAAAACTTAGATAGCGCAGTTGAGCTGTTTAAGAAAGCTTGCGATGCTAAAAACGCCACTGCATGCTATAACTTAGGGCTTATCTACATGGACGGCAAAGCAATGGCGCAAGATAGAGATAAAGGGCTTAGCTTTTTAGCAAAGTCGTGCGAGTATGGCATAAGTGGGAGTTGTCTTAGTCTAGGCGTGATTTACACCGAAGGGCAAATCACAGGGCAAAACTTTGCTAAGGCAAAGGAGTTTTTTGGCAAGGCGTGCGATATGCGAGAAGATAAAGGGTGTCAAAGCTATAAAGTGCTAAATGAGAGCGGATACTAA
- a CDS encoding RidA family protein, which translates to MKIVHTNAAPAAIGPYSQGVVANGFLFTSGQIPLKPNGELVGGSIEEQTTQVMANLEAILKEAGVSFNDVVKTVIFLDDMADFAKVNEVYAKYFSQNKPARSTVAVKSLPKNVLIEIEVIAQIS; encoded by the coding sequence ATGAAAATAGTTCACACAAATGCCGCTCCAGCAGCGATCGGACCTTACTCACAAGGAGTTGTTGCAAATGGCTTTTTATTTACCTCTGGACAAATTCCACTAAAGCCAAATGGCGAGTTAGTAGGCGGAAGTATAGAGGAGCAAACAACGCAAGTTATGGCAAATTTAGAAGCCATCTTAAAAGAGGCTGGAGTGAGCTTTAACGATGTTGTAAAAACTGTGATATTTTTAGATGATATGGCTGACTTTGCAAAAGTTAATGAAGTTTATGCGAAGTATTTTAGCCAAAACAAACCAGCTCGTAGCACTGTAGCGGTTAAAAGTCTACCTAAAAATGTCTTAATCGAAATCGAAGTCATAGCTCAAATTTCTTAA
- a CDS encoding transporter substrate-binding domain-containing protein, producing MKKLFFCIFFLCASMVFAETLKTIQDKKVLRVGVYAEQPPFSTKTSEGYQGFEVELAQALASGIFPNGGGKIEFISVNDGDRIPFLQNDTVDLVIATITKTPERERLIDFSIPYFTVNTAILTRKADKITKLSDLADKTIIVEKNSIAEAYFDAKGYKLLTCSGAMSCYNLLKKGQGDGFANDNLIVLAYPVIDSSVEIGIKNIGSTDLLGIGVKKGNQELLEFINAELIKLSKGGFFAKAFNDTLDPFYKGTAEKKYFLLDDLYRMFM from the coding sequence ATGAAAAAGTTATTTTTCTGCATATTTTTCTTGTGTGCATCTATGGTGTTTGCGGAAACTTTGAAAACTATACAAGATAAAAAAGTCTTAAGAGTAGGAGTTTACGCAGAGCAACCGCCGTTTTCTACTAAGACAAGCGAAGGATATCAAGGCTTTGAAGTTGAGCTAGCACAAGCTTTAGCTAGTGGAATTTTTCCTAATGGTGGCGGTAAAATCGAGTTTATCAGCGTAAATGATGGCGATAGAATTCCGTTTTTGCAAAACGATACGGTAGATTTAGTCATTGCAACGATAACAAAAACACCAGAAAGAGAGAGGCTTATAGACTTTTCTATACCTTACTTCACCGTTAATACCGCTATTTTAACAAGAAAAGCAGATAAGATAACAAAGCTTTCCGACCTTGCTGACAAGACGATAATCGTAGAGAAAAACTCTATCGCAGAGGCGTATTTTGACGCAAAAGGATATAAACTTTTAACTTGCAGTGGTGCGATGAGTTGCTATAACTTACTAAAAAAAGGTCAAGGCGATGGCTTTGCTAACGATAACTTAATTGTGTTAGCATATCCAGTAATCGACAGCTCGGTTGAAATCGGCATCAAAAACATCGGTAGCACCGACCTTTTAGGTATCGGAGTCAAAAAAGGGAATCAAGAGTTGTTGGAATTTATAAACGCTGAACTTATCAAGCTAAGCAAGGGCGGCTTTTTCGCAAAAGCATTTAACGATACACTTGATCCATTTTACAAAGGAACAGCTGAGAAAAAATACTTCTTGCTTGATGATTTATACAGAATGTTTATGTAA
- a CDS encoding urease accessory protein UreH domain-containing protein has product MRVFLTFIFATICSTQLYACALCALFTPTAHIQIELKTKNDSIDRIDFTWYFSQNFTNLTLQTYDVNSNLKLDKHELKEVSRAIVAYALPKDMLTKIQYYDMPDGKTIKVGGEFSNFSSQVLDNRLVFKFSKKVSVGIKKERVLKLISQDFEGYFKFTYLPTTPYQLNDNIYALTNSNLNATFIRLSDEFSPQKTQKSLKSLIQEHNKALDKSEKIDFVSKHTLGFLDKLKLTLKSNNAHPTFFGFLSIALISFIYGFFHAAGPGHAKLLTTSYFLANGEQNYKKALFFAIKIGIFHVGGALLLVVFSMFALEGVAKALNLNIANLTLKISAGIIIFIVFYIFLDKVKNLNAHEHHCNCGCHHKHKNEKSNKSEWLVALVAGIVPCPGTIVVFVLAFSLGSYLTSLMSAVFIALGMSVVIFLAAVLGSKINAFPKLQKFRLYIELGGLAIMLLLGVMMFLLSFKVNIL; this is encoded by the coding sequence ATGAGAGTTTTTTTAACATTTATTTTTGCTACTATTTGTAGCACGCAACTTTACGCTTGTGCGCTTTGTGCGCTTTTTACTCCTACTGCACATATACAAATCGAACTTAAAACTAAAAACGACAGTATAGATAGGATAGATTTTACATGGTATTTTTCACAAAATTTCACAAATTTAACACTGCAAACATACGATGTAAACTCAAATTTAAAGCTTGATAAACACGAGTTAAAAGAGGTAAGCAGAGCCATAGTCGCGTATGCCCTGCCTAAAGATATGCTAACAAAAATCCAATACTACGATATGCCAGATGGAAAAACCATCAAAGTAGGTGGCGAGTTTTCTAACTTCTCATCGCAGGTTTTAGACAACAGGCTTGTTTTTAAATTTAGCAAAAAGGTATCGGTTGGGATAAAAAAAGAGCGAGTTTTAAAACTTATTTCGCAAGATTTTGAGGGGTATTTTAAATTCACCTATCTTCCAACTACGCCATATCAGCTAAACGATAACATTTACGCATTAACAAACTCAAATTTAAACGCTACTTTTATAAGGCTAAGCGATGAATTTAGTCCACAAAAAACGCAAAAATCGCTAAAAAGCTTAATCCAAGAACATAACAAAGCACTAGATAAAAGCGAAAAAATCGACTTCGTATCCAAACATACCTTAGGATTTTTAGATAAACTTAAGCTAACTTTAAAGTCAAACAACGCCCATCCGACATTTTTTGGCTTTTTAAGCATAGCTTTAATCTCATTTATATATGGCTTTTTTCACGCAGCAGGACCTGGGCATGCTAAGCTTTTAACGACTAGTTATTTTCTTGCAAATGGCGAGCAAAACTATAAAAAAGCTCTGTTTTTTGCTATCAAAATCGGCATTTTTCACGTTGGCGGGGCGCTACTTTTAGTTGTGTTTTCGATGTTTGCGCTTGAAGGTGTGGCAAAAGCTCTGAATTTAAACATCGCAAATTTGACTTTAAAAATATCAGCTGGGATTATAATATTCATAGTTTTTTACATCTTTTTAGATAAGGTTAAAAACCTAAACGCGCACGAGCATCATTGTAACTGCGGATGTCATCATAAGCATAAAAACGAGAAAAGCAACAAAAGTGAGTGGCTCGTGGCATTGGTTGCTGGGATAGTTCCTTGCCCTGGGACAATCGTTGTTTTTGTCTTAGCCTTTAGTCTTGGAAGCTACCTAACTAGCCTTATGAGCGCTGTTTTCATAGCGCTTGGTATGAGCGTGGTTATCTTTTTAGCTGCTGTTTTAGGAAGCAAAATCAACGCTTTTCCAAAACTACAAAAATTTAGACTATATATCGAACTTGGCGGACTTGCTATCATGCTTTTACTTGGGGTTATGATGTTTTTGCTCTCGTTTAAGGTAAATATTTTATAA
- a CDS encoding TRAP transporter substrate-binding protein has translation MKKLLVFLTVLATFSVSLFADENKVYRLKLASSYESTMPILGSLSDELKKLVETMSNGRLQIRVDTPTKHKAPFAIYDMVKNGQYDLGYTASYYYKGKDSTNMLFTTTPFGMTTDEQRAWWHFGGGKELSEKFYSKQNLKEFHILNSGMQMGGWFRKEINSVEDLKGLKIRIPGFGGEVMSRLGAAINTIPIGELYMSLEMGTIDAVEWVSPSFDMSLGFSKIANYYYTGWQEPASENQVVVNLDVWNKLPKDLQAILQAALAEVSSRGQDKVFYENAVIWDEMKEKYPNVQVKSFPPEVMAALKKATNEILEEEAAKNPMFKEVLESQRAFLKKARAWTMISDFAYLENTNIK, from the coding sequence ATGAAAAAACTTTTAGTTTTTCTTACGGTTCTTGCGACTTTTAGCGTATCTTTGTTCGCTGATGAAAACAAAGTTTACAGGCTAAAACTTGCCTCAAGCTATGAAAGCACTATGCCGATTCTTGGCTCGCTTAGCGATGAGCTAAAAAAGCTTGTCGAAACAATGTCAAATGGCAGACTACAAATCAGAGTCGATACACCTACAAAACACAAAGCGCCATTTGCTATATATGATATGGTTAAAAACGGACAATACGATCTTGGCTATACCGCCTCTTACTACTACAAAGGCAAAGATAGCACAAACATGCTCTTTACAACAACTCCTTTTGGTATGACAACAGATGAGCAGCGCGCGTGGTGGCACTTTGGCGGTGGCAAGGAGCTTTCAGAAAAGTTTTACTCAAAACAAAATTTAAAAGAATTTCATATACTAAACAGCGGTATGCAAATGGGTGGCTGGTTTAGAAAAGAGATAAATTCAGTCGAGGATCTAAAAGGGCTTAAAATCCGAATTCCAGGCTTTGGTGGAGAGGTTATGAGCCGACTTGGCGCTGCTATAAACACTATCCCTATCGGCGAGCTTTATATGTCGCTTGAAATGGGGACAATCGACGCGGTTGAGTGGGTAAGCCCATCTTTTGATATGTCGCTTGGCTTTAGCAAAATCGCAAACTACTACTACACAGGCTGGCAAGAACCAGCAAGCGAAAATCAAGTTGTTGTAAATTTAGATGTTTGGAACAAGCTTCCAAAAGATCTTCAAGCCATACTTCAAGCTGCATTGGCTGAAGTTTCATCTCGTGGGCAAGATAAGGTATTTTATGAAAATGCGGTTATCTGGGATGAGATGAAAGAGAAGTATCCAAACGTGCAAGTTAAGTCTTTCCCGCCAGAAGTTATGGCAGCACTTAAAAAAGCAACAAACGAAATTTTAGAAGAAGAGGCAGCGAAAAATCCGATGTTTAAAGAGGTTTTAGAGTCTCAAAGAGCATTTTTGAAAAAAGCTAGAGCTTGGACTATGATTAGTGATTTTGCATATTTAGAAAATACAAACATAAAATAA
- the tenA gene encoding thiaminase II — protein MKLADLIQANKAVWDSYIYHDFVKNLANSKLKKEAFDHYLVQDYLFLKHYSRVYALGVYKSQNLDDMKFFLSILQDLINIEIEHHINYCAKFGITQEAMDATDEELATIAYTRYVLDVANMYSIPEILTALAPCAIGYSVIANAIGDDSAKLVFKDKNEDYKEWIEMYKDDGYTFLVKRFEEFIDKKLDKINLDSKRGQKLVKIFKNATMCEAGFWEQSFSKFHDKGGFCLIRKIFG, from the coding sequence ATGAAATTAGCGGACTTAATACAAGCAAACAAGGCAGTTTGGGATAGTTATATCTATCATGATTTTGTAAAAAATTTAGCAAATTCAAAGCTAAAAAAGGAAGCGTTTGATCACTACTTGGTGCAAGATTATCTTTTTTTAAAACACTATAGTCGTGTTTACGCGCTTGGAGTTTATAAAAGTCAAAATTTAGATGATATGAAATTCTTCTTATCAATCTTGCAAGATTTAATAAACATAGAAATCGAACACCACATCAACTACTGCGCTAAATTCGGTATCACACAAGAGGCGATGGACGCAACTGATGAAGAGCTAGCAACGATAGCTTATACAAGGTACGTTTTAGATGTGGCAAATATGTACTCAATACCAGAAATCCTAACCGCGCTTGCACCGTGTGCTATCGGATATAGCGTTATCGCTAATGCGATAGGAGATGATAGTGCAAAGCTTGTTTTTAAAGATAAAAACGAAGATTATAAAGAGTGGATTGAGATGTATAAGGATGATGGATATACGTTTTTAGTAAAAAGGTTTGAAGAGTTTATCGATAAAAAACTAGATAAAATCAACCTAGATTCAAAACGTGGGCAAAAGCTAGTTAAAATTTTTAAAAATGCGACCATGTGCGAGGCTGGATTTTGGGAGCAAAGCTTCTCTAAATTCCACGATAAAGGTGGTTTTTGTTTGATTAGAAAGATTTTTGGTTAA